A single window of Methanobrevibacter sp. TMH8 DNA harbors:
- the tfe gene encoding transcription factor E has translation MINDPLVQELLNDVIQDEENLPVVECLINGTNTDEEIAEKTEIKLNIVRKILYKLYDSGLASYKRSKDPETQWYTYSWKFDSNGVNNQLEEKSANMIVNLKKVLEVEENNMFFVCPDEHVRLSFDQASEIGFLCPECGNEITFQENGGIIARIKEEIANYEETYSSVSSKNAK, from the coding sequence ATGATAAATGATCCATTAGTCCAAGAATTATTAAATGATGTAATCCAAGATGAAGAAAATTTACCTGTTGTTGAATGTTTAATAAATGGAACTAATACTGATGAAGAAATAGCTGAAAAAACTGAAATTAAGCTGAATATAGTTAGAAAGATTTTATACAAACTTTATGATTCCGGATTAGCTAGTTACAAAAGAAGTAAAGATCCTGAAACACAGTGGTATACTTATTCTTGGAAATTTGATTCAAATGGTGTGAACAACCAACTTGAAGAAAAATCAGCTAATATGATAGTTAATTTGAAAAAAGTTTTAGAAGTAGAAGAAAATAACATGTTTTTTGTTTGTCCTGATGAACATGTAAGACTTTCGTTTGATCAAGCATCAGAAATTGGTTTTTTATGTCCTGAATGTGGAAATGAAATTACATTCCAAGAAAATGGTGGCATAATTGCAAGAATAAAAGAAGAAATTGCAAACTATGAAGAAACTTATTCTTCTGTCAGTTCTAAAAATGCAAAATAA
- a CDS encoding coenzyme F420-0:L-glutamate ligase translates to MKKNNLGEKALNYKIAKTSKGIEYKYVKNKEYIIIPIETGYIKANDSLESIINPAIELMEESDYLVIAETPIAISQGRLIDEANFEPGISAKFLAIIWSKYIWGYILGPLFGIKKRTIKNLRKLPPESKRHKEVILKLYGWKHALKPASEAGVDLSNAPGTYVSLLPENPQKVVNEIAKEIEVRNGFFGKVLIIDTDATYKRGKKYFTGLPIAIEGIDSNKGFYAYLLGQISENVGSTPLGSSCKLSIEKSIKIANIAEDYQKSLSTNMETIHSVKNVLNTDINDVSVETLDSIVHTPAVIIRKIKDEKIY, encoded by the coding sequence TATATTATTATTCCTATTGAAACTGGGTATATTAAAGCCAATGATAGTCTTGAAAGTATTATAAATCCTGCTATTGAACTCATGGAAGAGAGTGATTATTTAGTAATTGCTGAAACTCCAATAGCTATTTCACAAGGAAGATTAATTGATGAAGCAAACTTTGAACCTGGCATATCTGCTAAATTTTTAGCTATTATTTGGAGTAAATATATATGGGGTTATATTCTTGGACCATTATTTGGAATAAAAAAAAGAACTATTAAAAACTTAAGAAAACTCCCTCCTGAATCAAAAAGACACAAAGAAGTGATTTTAAAATTATATGGATGGAAACATGCTTTAAAACCAGCTTCAGAAGCAGGAGTTGATTTAAGTAATGCTCCAGGAACCTATGTATCACTTCTTCCTGAAAATCCTCAAAAAGTAGTTAATGAAATAGCTAAAGAAATTGAAGTTAGAAATGGGTTTTTTGGAAAAGTTTTAATAATAGACACCGATGCTACTTATAAACGAGGAAAAAAATATTTTACAGGTCTCCCCATAGCTATTGAAGGAATAGATTCAAATAAAGGTTTTTATGCTTATCTTTTAGGGCAAATATCAGAAAATGTAGGATCGACCCCACTTGGAAGCTCATGTAAACTTAGTATTGAAAAAAGTATAAAAATAGCAAATATAGCTGAAGACTATCAAAAATCATTATCTACAAATATGGAAACAATTCATAGTGTTAAAAATGTTTTAAATACAGATATTAACGATGTTAGTGTTGAAACTCTTGATTCGATAGTTCATACCCCGGCAGTTATTATTAGAAAAATTAAGGATGAAAAAATATATTAA